A stretch of the Malus sylvestris chromosome 10, drMalSylv7.2, whole genome shotgun sequence genome encodes the following:
- the LOC126586109 gene encoding disease resistance protein RPV1-like isoform X2: MVQTNKYDVYLSFRGEDTRMNFASHLEAALSRNGVVVWRDEDCLLPGPEPINSQIRKAIESSRISIVILSRNYASSKWCLDELQQILDCRQVTGQIVFPVFYDVDPSDVRHQTGGFGDAFAKHEQRFKDNIEKVHAWRDALRQVADLSGFVLREDRYESQSVERIVVFILNALQPVASEVEQLVGIGSRVEELYRLLDIESNDVRFIGIWGMGGIGKTTIADVIFNNISIEFEIFTRIRNIRELSETQGDLQLQKKLLYEALRQDIDVRNVNEGATMIKNILRKRKVLLILDDVDNLHQLESLAGNREWFGLGSRVIVTTRNEKLLRKHGVDSIFEVKELTEGESLQLFNIYAFKSVEPPEDYLNLSKQFVNYCRGIPLAIKVLGSSLFHRSLEEWHSVLKKREHFPDETVSEILEISYHGLADNEKRMFLDIACFFQGMDKERVVEILDCFGFNPKEGMEALIVRSLITISNNKVLMNGLIQEMGQQVVRREAVNDPGKQSRLWLHEDVIHVLKNNMGTNAVEGIALDLPKLEEACWDLEAFSMMHNLRFLQIHNLRTTQGPKKLSNALKFLEWSGYPSKFLPQEFELEQLCEVNLCHSSIEQLWSRTKLLGNLKFVNVSYSQNLTRTPDFTVTPNLHRLILEGCINLVMIHPSIAELKRLIFLNLKDCRSLEHLPKRFGTESLQILILSGCSKISKVPEFVRPMENLLELYLDKTAVEELPSSIECLTGLTLLNLRDCRNLSSLASSTCQLRSLKSLNLSGCSKLEELPKNLGKMVCLKELDVGGTSINDLPSSICRLENLELLSLCGCKSMRRKKTSPISFLLPTTDSSLLSLTVLNISDCNLEEVTILESLGSLSSIVSLNLSKNSFVSLPKSIIELSKLQILNLGGCKSLKKLPDLSTELNFSVEGKGSYSQERLSSCFSFINCFEVVDDQGCNNVAFAALRRFLEGIPYEGNKFEAIYPGSEISEWFSYRSERPVVSMELPQRWYKNKWMGYVLCAVFTLRQRLPPNLLGKWNYGTHSTAHGLHCEVKPGNLGVGGWCPSFACSEELGQIEKEHLWLSFVSGEYFGTTWQDSCHHLEFTFKTLGPGLEVKRCGVRLIYERDLVGLKQPSSRGNKQNKQLQ; encoded by the exons ATGGTGCAAACAAATAAGTACGATGTCTACCTCAGTTTCAGAGGCGAAGACACCCGCATGAATTTCGCAAGCCATCTAGAGGCGGCTCTGAGTAGAAATGGAGTCGTCGTATGGAGAGACGAAGATTGTCTACTTCCTGGGCCAGAACCCATTAACTCACAAATCCGCAAGGCAATCGAAAGTTCAAGAATTTCAATTGTCATTCTTTCAAGAAATTACGCCAGTTCAAAATGGTGCTTGGATGAGCTTCAACAAATTCTCGATTGTAGGCAAGTGACTGGCCAGATAGTTTTTC CTGTCTTCTATGATGTGGACCCATCCGATGTACGACATCAGACAGGCGGTTTCGGTGATGCTTTTGCCAAGCACGAACAACGTTTCAAGGACAATATCGAAAAAGTGCACGCCTGGAGGGACGCTCTTCGTCAAGTAGCCGATCTGTCTGGATTTGTGCTACGCGAGGATCG GTATGAGTCACAATCAGTCGAACGAATTGTTGTATTCATATTGAATGCATTGCAACCCGTGGCATCTGAAGTTGAGCAGCTAGTGGGAATTGGATCAAGAGTAGAGGAACTATATAGGCTTTTGGATATCGAATCAAATGATGTTCGCTTCATAGGGATATGGGGGATGGGTGGGATAGGCAAGACAACTATCGCCGATGTGATTTTTAACAACATTTCcattgaatttgaaattttcacCCGTATTCGTAATATTAGGGAGCTAAGTGAAACACAGGGTGATCTGCAACTGCAAAAGAAACTTCTTTATGAGGCTTTGAGGCAAGACATAGATGTTCGAAATGTTAACGAGGGAGCCACAATGATAAAGAACATTCTACGTAAGAGAAAGGTTCTTCTCATTTTAGACGATGTTGACAACTTACACCAACTGGAATCATTGGCTGGAAACAGGGAATGGTTTGGTTTGGGGAGCAGAGTCATCGTTACGACTAGAAATGAGAAATTGCTAAGAAAGCATGGTGTAGATAGCATATTTGAAGTTAAGGAATTAACTGAGGGTGAATCGCTTCAGCTCTTCAATATTTACGCCTTTAAAAGTGTTGAACCCCCAGAAGATTATTTGAATCTGTCTAAACAGTTTGTTAATTATTGTAGAGGCATTCCCCTTGCAATCAAGGTTTTGGGATCCTCACTGTTCCACAGAAGTCTTGAAGAGTGGCATAGCGTATTGAAAAAACGGGAGCACTTTCCTGATGAAACAGTTTCTGAAATACTTGAAATAAGTTATCATGGACTGGCGGACAATGAGAAAAGAATGTTTCTAGATATTGCTTGTTTCTTTCAAGGAATGGACAAGGAACGAGTGGTAGAGATACTAGATTGTTTTGGATTTAATCCCAAGGAGGGGATGGAAGCTCTCATTGTGAGATCTCTCATAACtatttcaaataacaaagtgtTGATGAATGGGTTGATACAAGAAATGGGACAACAAGTGGTACGCAGAGAAGCTGTTAATGATCCTGGAAAGCAAAGCAGGTTGTGGCTTCATGAGGACgtcattcatgtattgaagaATAATATG GGAACAAATGCAGTTGAAGGTATAGCCTTAGACTTGCCTAAATTGGAAGAGGCATGTTGGGACTTGGAGGCCTTCTCGATGATGCATAATCTCAGATTTCTCCAAATTCATAATCTGCGAACGACCCAAGGCCCAAAAAAACTTTCTAATGCCTTAAAGTTTCTTGAATGGAGTGGGTATCCTTCAAAATTTCTCCCACAAGAATTTGAACTTGAGCAACTTTGTGAAGTTAACTTGTGCCATAGCAGCATTGAACAACTTTGGAGTAGAACCAAG TTATTAGGCAATCTGAAATTCGTCAACGTTAGCTACTCCCAGAACCTGACCAGGACCCCGGACTTTACAGTTACTCCAAATCTTCATAGATTAATTCTTGAAGGCTGCATAAACTTGGTGATGATCCACCCATCCATAGCTGAGCTCAAAAGgcttatttttttaaatcttaagGACTGCAGAAGTCTTGAACACCTTCCCAAACGTTTTGGAACAGAAAGTCTTCAGATTCTTATTCTTTCCGGTTGTTCAAAAATTAGTAAAGTTCCAGAATTTGTGAGACCTATGGAAAACTTGTTGGAACTTTATTTAGATAAGACTGCTGTAGAAGAATTACCTTCTTCAATCGAATGTCTGACTGGCCTTACTTTATTAAACCTGAGAGATTGCAGAAATCTCAGTTCCCTTGCAAGCAGTACTTGCCAGTTGCGCTCCCTCAAAAGTCTCAATCTCAGTGGATGCTCAAAGCTTGAAGAACTGCCAAAAAACTTGGGAAAGATGGTTTGTTTGAAGGAGCTTGATGTGGGCGGTACCTCTATTAATGATCTACCATCCTCCATTTGCCGTCTGGAAAATCTTGAATTGTTATCCCTTTGTGGTTGCAAATCGATGCGAAGAAAGAAGACAAGTCCAATTAGTTTTCTGTTGCCGACCACTGATTCTAGTTTGCTTTCTTTAACAGTACTGAATATCAGTGACTGTAATCTTGAGGAGGTAACAATCCTGGAAAGTCTCGGCTCCTTGTCCTCAATAGTATCGCTTAATCTAAGTAAAAACAGTTTTGTTAGTCTTCCCAAGAGCATCATAGAGCTGTCTAAGCTTcagattttgaatttgggtgGTTGTAAGAGTCTTAAAAAATTGCCTGACCTTTCAACAGAATTGAACTTCAGTGTTGAGGGAAAAGGCAGTTATTCACAGGAAAGGCTGTCATCATGTTTCAGTTTTATTAATTGCTTTGAAGTGGTTGACGACCAAGGCTGCAACAATGTAGCATTTGCAGCATTAAGGAGATTCCTtgag GGAATCCCTTACGAAGGGAATAAATTTGAAGCTATATATCCTGGCAGTGAAATTTCTGAGTGGTTTAGTTATCGAAGTGAGAGGCCTGTGGTAAGCATGGAGCTCCCTCAACGCTGGTATAAGAACAAGTGGATGGGATATGTATTGTGTGCTGTTTTCACTCTCCGTCAACGACTCCCACCTAATCTGCTTGGTAAATGGAACTACGGAACCCATAGCACTGCACATGGTCTTCATTGCGAAGTGAAGCCTGGGAATTTGGGTGTAGGTGGCTGGTGTCCTTCCTTCGCCTGCAGCGAAGAGTTAGGGCAAATTGAGAAAGAGCACCTTTGGCTATCCTTTGTATCTGGTGAATACTTTGGTACAACATGGCAAGACAGTTGTCATCACCTTGAGTTTACATTTAAAACCTTAGGCCCTGGTTTGGAGGTGAAAAGGTGTGGAGTCCGTCTCATCTACGAGAGAGATTTGGTTGGATTAAAGCAAC CTTCATCTAGAGGAAACAAGCAAAACAAGCAACTCCAGTGA
- the LOC126586109 gene encoding disease resistance protein RPV1-like isoform X3 — protein sequence MVQTNKYDVYLSFRGEDTRMNFASHLEAALSRNGVVVWRDEDCLLPGPEPINSQIRKAIESSRISIVILSRNYASSKWCLDELQQILDCRQVTGQIVFPVFYDVDPSDVRHQTGRFGDAFAEHEQRFKDNIHKVRAWRDALRQLADLSGYALLEDRYESQSVERIVVFILNALQPVASEVEQLVGIGSRVEELYRLLDIESNDVRFIGIWGMGGIGKTTIADVIFNNISIEFEIFTRIRNIRELSETQGDLQLQKKLLYEALRQDIDVRNVNEGATMIKNILRKRKVLLILDDVDNLHQLESLAGNREWFGLGSRVIVTTRNEKLLRKHGVDSIFEVKELTEGESLQLFNIYAFKSVEPPEDYLNLSKQFVNYCRGIPLAIKVLGSSLFHRSLEEWHSVLKKREHFPDETVSEILEISYHGLADNEKRMFLDIACFFQGMDKERVVEILDCFGFNPKEGMEALIVRSLITISNNKVLMNGLIQEMGQQVVRREAVNDPGKQSRLWLHEDVIHVLKNNMGTNAVEGIALDLPKLEEACWDLEAFSMMHNLRFLQIHNLRTTQGPKKLSNALKFLEWSGYPSKFLPQEFELEQLCEVNLCHSSIEQLWSRTKLLGNLKFVNVSYSQNLTRTPDFTVTPNLHRLILEGCINLVMIHPSIAELKRLIFLNLKDCRSLEHLPKRFGTESLQILILSGCSKISKVPEFVRPMENLLELYLDKTAVEELPSSIECLTGLTLLNLRDCRNLSSLASSTCQLRSLKSLNLSGCSKLEELPKNLGKMVCLKELDVGGTSINDLPSSICRLENLELLSLCGCKSMRRKKTSPISFLLPTTDSSLLSLTVLNISDCNLEEVTILESLGSLSSIVSLNLSKNSFVSLPKSIIELSKLQILNLGGCKSLKKLPDLSTELNFSVEGKGSYSQERLSSCFSFINCFEVVDDQGCNNVAFAALRRFLEGIPYEGNKFEAIYPGSEISEWFSYRSERPVVSMELPQRWYKNKWMGYVLCAVFTLRQRLPPNLLGKWNYGTHSTAHGLHCEVKPGNLGVGGWCPSFACSEELGQIEKEHLWLSFVSGEYFGTTWQDSCHHLEFTFKTLGPGLEVKRCGVRLIYERDLVGLKQPSSRGNKQNKQLQ from the exons ATGGTGCAAACAAATAAGTACGATGTCTACCTCAGTTTCAGAGGCGAAGACACCCGCATGAATTTCGCAAGCCATCTAGAGGCGGCTCTGAGTAGAAATGGAGTCGTCGTATGGAGAGACGAAGATTGTCTACTTCCTGGGCCAGAACCCATTAACTCACAAATCCGCAAGGCAATCGAAAGTTCAAGAATTTCAATTGTCATTCTTTCAAGAAATTACGCCAGTTCAAAATGGTGCTTGGATGAGCTTCAACAAATTCTCGATTGTAGGCAAGTGACTGGCCAGATAGTTTTTCCTGTCTTCTATGATGTGGACCCATCCGACGTACGACATCAGACAGGCCGTTTCGGTGATGCTTTTGCCGAGCACGAACAACGTTTCAAGGACAATATCCACAAAGTGCGCGCCTGGAGGGATGCTCTTCGTCAATTAGCCGATCTGTCTGGATATGCGCTACTCGAGGATCG GTATGAGTCACAATCAGTCGAACGAATTGTTGTATTCATATTGAATGCATTGCAACCCGTGGCATCTGAAGTTGAGCAGCTAGTGGGAATTGGATCAAGAGTAGAGGAACTATATAGGCTTTTGGATATCGAATCAAATGATGTTCGCTTCATAGGGATATGGGGGATGGGTGGGATAGGCAAGACAACTATCGCCGATGTGATTTTTAACAACATTTCcattgaatttgaaattttcacCCGTATTCGTAATATTAGGGAGCTAAGTGAAACACAGGGTGATCTGCAACTGCAAAAGAAACTTCTTTATGAGGCTTTGAGGCAAGACATAGATGTTCGAAATGTTAACGAGGGAGCCACAATGATAAAGAACATTCTACGTAAGAGAAAGGTTCTTCTCATTTTAGACGATGTTGACAACTTACACCAACTGGAATCATTGGCTGGAAACAGGGAATGGTTTGGTTTGGGGAGCAGAGTCATCGTTACGACTAGAAATGAGAAATTGCTAAGAAAGCATGGTGTAGATAGCATATTTGAAGTTAAGGAATTAACTGAGGGTGAATCGCTTCAGCTCTTCAATATTTACGCCTTTAAAAGTGTTGAACCCCCAGAAGATTATTTGAATCTGTCTAAACAGTTTGTTAATTATTGTAGAGGCATTCCCCTTGCAATCAAGGTTTTGGGATCCTCACTGTTCCACAGAAGTCTTGAAGAGTGGCATAGCGTATTGAAAAAACGGGAGCACTTTCCTGATGAAACAGTTTCTGAAATACTTGAAATAAGTTATCATGGACTGGCGGACAATGAGAAAAGAATGTTTCTAGATATTGCTTGTTTCTTTCAAGGAATGGACAAGGAACGAGTGGTAGAGATACTAGATTGTTTTGGATTTAATCCCAAGGAGGGGATGGAAGCTCTCATTGTGAGATCTCTCATAACtatttcaaataacaaagtgtTGATGAATGGGTTGATACAAGAAATGGGACAACAAGTGGTACGCAGAGAAGCTGTTAATGATCCTGGAAAGCAAAGCAGGTTGTGGCTTCATGAGGACgtcattcatgtattgaagaATAATATG GGAACAAATGCAGTTGAAGGTATAGCCTTAGACTTGCCTAAATTGGAAGAGGCATGTTGGGACTTGGAGGCCTTCTCGATGATGCATAATCTCAGATTTCTCCAAATTCATAATCTGCGAACGACCCAAGGCCCAAAAAAACTTTCTAATGCCTTAAAGTTTCTTGAATGGAGTGGGTATCCTTCAAAATTTCTCCCACAAGAATTTGAACTTGAGCAACTTTGTGAAGTTAACTTGTGCCATAGCAGCATTGAACAACTTTGGAGTAGAACCAAG TTATTAGGCAATCTGAAATTCGTCAACGTTAGCTACTCCCAGAACCTGACCAGGACCCCGGACTTTACAGTTACTCCAAATCTTCATAGATTAATTCTTGAAGGCTGCATAAACTTGGTGATGATCCACCCATCCATAGCTGAGCTCAAAAGgcttatttttttaaatcttaagGACTGCAGAAGTCTTGAACACCTTCCCAAACGTTTTGGAACAGAAAGTCTTCAGATTCTTATTCTTTCCGGTTGTTCAAAAATTAGTAAAGTTCCAGAATTTGTGAGACCTATGGAAAACTTGTTGGAACTTTATTTAGATAAGACTGCTGTAGAAGAATTACCTTCTTCAATCGAATGTCTGACTGGCCTTACTTTATTAAACCTGAGAGATTGCAGAAATCTCAGTTCCCTTGCAAGCAGTACTTGCCAGTTGCGCTCCCTCAAAAGTCTCAATCTCAGTGGATGCTCAAAGCTTGAAGAACTGCCAAAAAACTTGGGAAAGATGGTTTGTTTGAAGGAGCTTGATGTGGGCGGTACCTCTATTAATGATCTACCATCCTCCATTTGCCGTCTGGAAAATCTTGAATTGTTATCCCTTTGTGGTTGCAAATCGATGCGAAGAAAGAAGACAAGTCCAATTAGTTTTCTGTTGCCGACCACTGATTCTAGTTTGCTTTCTTTAACAGTACTGAATATCAGTGACTGTAATCTTGAGGAGGTAACAATCCTGGAAAGTCTCGGCTCCTTGTCCTCAATAGTATCGCTTAATCTAAGTAAAAACAGTTTTGTTAGTCTTCCCAAGAGCATCATAGAGCTGTCTAAGCTTcagattttgaatttgggtgGTTGTAAGAGTCTTAAAAAATTGCCTGACCTTTCAACAGAATTGAACTTCAGTGTTGAGGGAAAAGGCAGTTATTCACAGGAAAGGCTGTCATCATGTTTCAGTTTTATTAATTGCTTTGAAGTGGTTGACGACCAAGGCTGCAACAATGTAGCATTTGCAGCATTAAGGAGATTCCTtgag GGAATCCCTTACGAAGGGAATAAATTTGAAGCTATATATCCTGGCAGTGAAATTTCTGAGTGGTTTAGTTATCGAAGTGAGAGGCCTGTGGTAAGCATGGAGCTCCCTCAACGCTGGTATAAGAACAAGTGGATGGGATATGTATTGTGTGCTGTTTTCACTCTCCGTCAACGACTCCCACCTAATCTGCTTGGTAAATGGAACTACGGAACCCATAGCACTGCACATGGTCTTCATTGCGAAGTGAAGCCTGGGAATTTGGGTGTAGGTGGCTGGTGTCCTTCCTTCGCCTGCAGCGAAGAGTTAGGGCAAATTGAGAAAGAGCACCTTTGGCTATCCTTTGTATCTGGTGAATACTTTGGTACAACATGGCAAGACAGTTGTCATCACCTTGAGTTTACATTTAAAACCTTAGGCCCTGGTTTGGAGGTGAAAAGGTGTGGAGTCCGTCTCATCTACGAGAGAGATTTGGTTGGATTAAAGCAAC CTTCATCTAGAGGAAACAAGCAAAACAAGCAACTCCAGTGA
- the LOC126586109 gene encoding TMV resistance protein N-like isoform X1, which translates to MVQTNKYDVYLSFRGEDTRMNFASHLEAALSRNGVVVWRDEDCLLPGPEPINSQIRKAIESSRISIVILSRNYASSKWCLDELQQILDCRQVTGQIVFPVFYDVDPSDVRHQTGRFGDAFAEHEQRFKDNIHKVRAWRDALRQLADLSGYALLEDRYESQSVARIVEFILNTLQPVAPDVEQQRFPLGSMATAQPTDHDVYLSFRGEDTRMIFVSHLEAALSRNGVVVWRDEDCLRPGAEPINSQIRKAIESSRISIVILSRNYASSTWCLDELQQILDCRQVTGQKVLPVFYDVDPSDVRHQTGGFGDAFAKHEQRFKDNIEKVHAWRDALRQVADLSGFVLREDRYESQSVERIVVFILNALQPVASEVEQLVGIGSRVEELYRLLDIESNDVRFIGIWGMGGIGKTTIADVIFNNISIEFEIFTRIRNIRELSETQGDLQLQKKLLYEALRQDIDVRNVNEGATMIKNILRKRKVLLILDDVDNLHQLESLAGNREWFGLGSRVIVTTRNEKLLRKHGVDSIFEVKELTEGESLQLFNIYAFKSVEPPEDYLNLSKQFVNYCRGIPLAIKVLGSSLFHRSLEEWHSVLKKREHFPDETVSEILEISYHGLADNEKRMFLDIACFFQGMDKERVVEILDCFGFNPKEGMEALIVRSLITISNNKVLMNGLIQEMGQQVVRREAVNDPGKQSRLWLHEDVIHVLKNNMGTNAVEGIALDLPKLEEACWDLEAFSMMHNLRFLQIHNLRTTQGPKKLSNALKFLEWSGYPSKFLPQEFELEQLCEVNLCHSSIEQLWSRTKLLGNLKFVNVSYSQNLTRTPDFTVTPNLHRLILEGCINLVMIHPSIAELKRLIFLNLKDCRSLEHLPKRFGTESLQILILSGCSKISKVPEFVRPMENLLELYLDKTAVEELPSSIECLTGLTLLNLRDCRNLSSLASSTCQLRSLKSLNLSGCSKLEELPKNLGKMVCLKELDVGGTSINDLPSSICRLENLELLSLCGCKSMRRKKTSPISFLLPTTDSSLLSLTVLNISDCNLEEVTILESLGSLSSIVSLNLSKNSFVSLPKSIIELSKLQILNLGGCKSLKKLPDLSTELNFSVEGKGSYSQERLSSCFSFINCFEVVDDQGCNNVAFAALRRFLEGIPYEGNKFEAIYPGSEISEWFSYRSERPVVSMELPQRWYKNKWMGYVLCAVFTLRQRLPPNLLGKWNYGTHSTAHGLHCEVKPGNLGVGGWCPSFACSEELGQIEKEHLWLSFVSGEYFGTTWQDSCHHLEFTFKTLGPGLEVKRCGVRLIYERDLVGLKQPSSRGNKQNKQLQ; encoded by the exons ATGGTGCAAACAAATAAGTACGATGTCTACCTCAGTTTCAGAGGCGAAGACACCCGCATGAATTTCGCAAGCCATCTAGAGGCGGCTCTGAGTAGAAATGGAGTCGTCGTATGGAGAGACGAAGATTGTCTACTTCCTGGGCCAGAACCCATTAACTCACAAATCCGCAAGGCAATCGAAAGTTCAAGAATTTCAATTGTCATTCTTTCAAGAAATTACGCCAGTTCAAAATGGTGCTTGGATGAGCTTCAACAAATTCTCGATTGTAGGCAAGTGACTGGCCAGATAGTTTTTCCTGTCTTCTATGATGTGGACCCATCCGACGTACGACATCAGACAGGCCGTTTCGGTGATGCTTTTGCCGAGCACGAACAACGTTTCAAGGACAATATCCACAAAGTGCGCGCCTGGAGGGATGCTCTTCGTCAATTAGCCGATCTGTCTGGATATGCGCTACTCGAGGATCG GTATGAGTCACAATCAGTCGCACGAATTGTTGAATTCATATTGAATACATTGCAACCTGTGGCACCTGATGTTGAGCAGCAGAGATTTCCGTTGGGATCCATGGCCACCGCGCAACCAACTGATCACGATGTCTACCTCAGTTTCAGAGGCGAAGACACTCGCATGATTTTCGTAAGCCATCTAGAGGCGGCTCTGAGTAGAAACGGAGTCGTCGTATGGAGAGACGAAGATTGTCTACGTCCTGGGGCAGAACCCATTAACTCACAAATCCGCAAGGCAATCGAAAGTTCAAGAATTTCAATTGTCATTCTTTCAAGAAATTACGCCAGTTCAACATGGTGCTTGGATGAGCTTCAACAAATTCTCGATTGTAGGCAAGTGACTGGCCAGAAAGTTTTACCTGTCTTCTATGATGTGGACCCATCCGATGTACGACATCAGACAGGCGGTTTCGGTGATGCTTTTGCCAAGCACGAACAACGTTTCAAGGACAATATCGAAAAAGTGCACGCCTGGAGGGACGCTCTTCGTCAAGTAGCCGATCTGTCTGGATTTGTGCTACGCGAGGATCG GTATGAGTCACAATCAGTCGAACGAATTGTTGTATTCATATTGAATGCATTGCAACCCGTGGCATCTGAAGTTGAGCAGCTAGTGGGAATTGGATCAAGAGTAGAGGAACTATATAGGCTTTTGGATATCGAATCAAATGATGTTCGCTTCATAGGGATATGGGGGATGGGTGGGATAGGCAAGACAACTATCGCCGATGTGATTTTTAACAACATTTCcattgaatttgaaattttcacCCGTATTCGTAATATTAGGGAGCTAAGTGAAACACAGGGTGATCTGCAACTGCAAAAGAAACTTCTTTATGAGGCTTTGAGGCAAGACATAGATGTTCGAAATGTTAACGAGGGAGCCACAATGATAAAGAACATTCTACGTAAGAGAAAGGTTCTTCTCATTTTAGACGATGTTGACAACTTACACCAACTGGAATCATTGGCTGGAAACAGGGAATGGTTTGGTTTGGGGAGCAGAGTCATCGTTACGACTAGAAATGAGAAATTGCTAAGAAAGCATGGTGTAGATAGCATATTTGAAGTTAAGGAATTAACTGAGGGTGAATCGCTTCAGCTCTTCAATATTTACGCCTTTAAAAGTGTTGAACCCCCAGAAGATTATTTGAATCTGTCTAAACAGTTTGTTAATTATTGTAGAGGCATTCCCCTTGCAATCAAGGTTTTGGGATCCTCACTGTTCCACAGAAGTCTTGAAGAGTGGCATAGCGTATTGAAAAAACGGGAGCACTTTCCTGATGAAACAGTTTCTGAAATACTTGAAATAAGTTATCATGGACTGGCGGACAATGAGAAAAGAATGTTTCTAGATATTGCTTGTTTCTTTCAAGGAATGGACAAGGAACGAGTGGTAGAGATACTAGATTGTTTTGGATTTAATCCCAAGGAGGGGATGGAAGCTCTCATTGTGAGATCTCTCATAACtatttcaaataacaaagtgtTGATGAATGGGTTGATACAAGAAATGGGACAACAAGTGGTACGCAGAGAAGCTGTTAATGATCCTGGAAAGCAAAGCAGGTTGTGGCTTCATGAGGACgtcattcatgtattgaagaATAATATG GGAACAAATGCAGTTGAAGGTATAGCCTTAGACTTGCCTAAATTGGAAGAGGCATGTTGGGACTTGGAGGCCTTCTCGATGATGCATAATCTCAGATTTCTCCAAATTCATAATCTGCGAACGACCCAAGGCCCAAAAAAACTTTCTAATGCCTTAAAGTTTCTTGAATGGAGTGGGTATCCTTCAAAATTTCTCCCACAAGAATTTGAACTTGAGCAACTTTGTGAAGTTAACTTGTGCCATAGCAGCATTGAACAACTTTGGAGTAGAACCAAG TTATTAGGCAATCTGAAATTCGTCAACGTTAGCTACTCCCAGAACCTGACCAGGACCCCGGACTTTACAGTTACTCCAAATCTTCATAGATTAATTCTTGAAGGCTGCATAAACTTGGTGATGATCCACCCATCCATAGCTGAGCTCAAAAGgcttatttttttaaatcttaagGACTGCAGAAGTCTTGAACACCTTCCCAAACGTTTTGGAACAGAAAGTCTTCAGATTCTTATTCTTTCCGGTTGTTCAAAAATTAGTAAAGTTCCAGAATTTGTGAGACCTATGGAAAACTTGTTGGAACTTTATTTAGATAAGACTGCTGTAGAAGAATTACCTTCTTCAATCGAATGTCTGACTGGCCTTACTTTATTAAACCTGAGAGATTGCAGAAATCTCAGTTCCCTTGCAAGCAGTACTTGCCAGTTGCGCTCCCTCAAAAGTCTCAATCTCAGTGGATGCTCAAAGCTTGAAGAACTGCCAAAAAACTTGGGAAAGATGGTTTGTTTGAAGGAGCTTGATGTGGGCGGTACCTCTATTAATGATCTACCATCCTCCATTTGCCGTCTGGAAAATCTTGAATTGTTATCCCTTTGTGGTTGCAAATCGATGCGAAGAAAGAAGACAAGTCCAATTAGTTTTCTGTTGCCGACCACTGATTCTAGTTTGCTTTCTTTAACAGTACTGAATATCAGTGACTGTAATCTTGAGGAGGTAACAATCCTGGAAAGTCTCGGCTCCTTGTCCTCAATAGTATCGCTTAATCTAAGTAAAAACAGTTTTGTTAGTCTTCCCAAGAGCATCATAGAGCTGTCTAAGCTTcagattttgaatttgggtgGTTGTAAGAGTCTTAAAAAATTGCCTGACCTTTCAACAGAATTGAACTTCAGTGTTGAGGGAAAAGGCAGTTATTCACAGGAAAGGCTGTCATCATGTTTCAGTTTTATTAATTGCTTTGAAGTGGTTGACGACCAAGGCTGCAACAATGTAGCATTTGCAGCATTAAGGAGATTCCTtgag GGAATCCCTTACGAAGGGAATAAATTTGAAGCTATATATCCTGGCAGTGAAATTTCTGAGTGGTTTAGTTATCGAAGTGAGAGGCCTGTGGTAAGCATGGAGCTCCCTCAACGCTGGTATAAGAACAAGTGGATGGGATATGTATTGTGTGCTGTTTTCACTCTCCGTCAACGACTCCCACCTAATCTGCTTGGTAAATGGAACTACGGAACCCATAGCACTGCACATGGTCTTCATTGCGAAGTGAAGCCTGGGAATTTGGGTGTAGGTGGCTGGTGTCCTTCCTTCGCCTGCAGCGAAGAGTTAGGGCAAATTGAGAAAGAGCACCTTTGGCTATCCTTTGTATCTGGTGAATACTTTGGTACAACATGGCAAGACAGTTGTCATCACCTTGAGTTTACATTTAAAACCTTAGGCCCTGGTTTGGAGGTGAAAAGGTGTGGAGTCCGTCTCATCTACGAGAGAGATTTGGTTGGATTAAAGCAAC CTTCATCTAGAGGAAACAAGCAAAACAAGCAACTCCAGTGA